The proteins below come from a single Leptotrichia sp. oral taxon 223 genomic window:
- a CDS encoding transcription antiterminator: MVKKRYFEIINLVINSNDEITIKDISNLYNITERSIRYDIDELNVFFQEKNNKDIVEINNNRLKILYSENEIEDIVENIKEKEYFLSENERVNMLSYEIFLSKNEFILQYFTEKYNLSKTTVRYSLKELNKIISEYDLVIDMNNNRGYKIIGSEINIRKYMINILREYMKNTKEKKIEYDPLKKIIQKFYKKSRIERSKNTINKILDYTEKTISDEAFETLQLFLFISQIRNENRYEIEEDVENKIFLSKTVEFNKIKEILEKVENIKEKDIYYFVDFFLGSYSYNSEYSYFLNWILIESLIDQFIKLLSDSLGINLTEDKILRKELLNHIKPAIYRMKNKFKLTESILSEVKKQYMELFVKTKSSLKIISDFINLSFDEDEAAFITVMIQRAIMRNNPATLFKKDTDILIVCGLGYSSSRFLYENINNRFQVNIIDIIPFNQLENYNYLEKADIIISTLNFKLDGIDVITVNPIMNEKDILKLKNYGLPEKRSKIKLTELLNVIKKITDESELKKQLMKNFEENIYDDTESKAEIGKSFVELLSEKNIKLNVDANDLEEVIEITGKTMIDSGLVKKKYTEELKNQIIQYGKYILVGNKTILPHGQLLKNVKETGFSLITLKKEIDFFGSEIRIVICLASRNKDEHLRAILELNRYLKNPDFENELLNKENPEELIDYLKFLEMADI; the protein is encoded by the coding sequence ATGGTAAAAAAGAGGTATTTTGAAATTATTAATCTGGTAATAAATTCAAATGATGAAATTACAATAAAAGATATTTCAAACTTATACAATATAACTGAAAGAAGTATCCGCTATGATATTGATGAGTTAAATGTATTTTTTCAGGAAAAGAATAATAAAGACATCGTTGAAATAAATAACAATAGATTAAAAATTTTATATTCAGAAAATGAAATAGAAGATATTGTGGAAAACATTAAAGAAAAGGAATATTTTTTGTCAGAAAATGAAAGGGTAAACATGTTATCTTATGAAATATTTCTTTCTAAAAATGAATTTATATTGCAGTATTTCACTGAAAAATATAATTTAAGTAAAACAACCGTAAGATATTCATTAAAAGAATTAAATAAAATTATTAGTGAATATGACCTTGTAATCGATATGAACAACAATAGAGGATATAAGATTATTGGAAGTGAAATAAATATAAGAAAATATATGATTAATATATTGAGGGAATATATGAAGAACACAAAGGAAAAGAAAATAGAATATGATCCCTTAAAAAAAATAATACAGAAATTTTATAAAAAAAGCAGAATAGAAAGATCTAAAAATACAATTAATAAAATACTGGATTATACAGAAAAAACAATCAGTGATGAAGCGTTTGAAACATTACAGCTATTTCTGTTTATTTCTCAGATAAGAAATGAAAATAGATACGAAATAGAAGAAGATGTGGAAAATAAAATTTTTCTTTCGAAAACAGTGGAATTTAATAAAATTAAGGAAATATTGGAAAAAGTTGAAAATATAAAAGAAAAAGATATTTATTATTTTGTTGATTTTTTTCTGGGTTCATATTCATATAACTCGGAATATTCCTATTTTTTAAACTGGATTTTGATAGAAAGCCTGATAGATCAATTTATAAAGTTGTTAAGTGATAGCTTGGGAATAAATCTTACAGAGGATAAAATTTTAAGGAAAGAATTGCTTAATCATATAAAACCTGCAATTTATCGAATGAAAAATAAATTTAAACTGACAGAAAGTATTTTAAGCGAAGTCAAAAAACAGTATATGGAACTTTTTGTAAAAACAAAATCAAGTTTGAAAATAATTTCTGATTTTATAAATTTGTCATTTGATGAAGATGAAGCGGCTTTTATTACTGTTATGATTCAAAGGGCTATAATGAGAAATAATCCTGCAACACTGTTCAAGAAAGATACTGACATATTGATTGTATGTGGATTGGGATATAGCAGTTCAAGATTTTTATATGAAAACATTAATAACAGATTTCAGGTTAACATAATTGATATAATACCTTTTAATCAGCTGGAAAATTACAATTATCTGGAAAAAGCTGATATCATTATATCAACATTGAATTTTAAGCTGGATGGTATAGATGTAATAACAGTTAATCCCATCATGAATGAAAAGGATATTTTAAAATTAAAAAATTATGGTCTTCCTGAAAAAAGATCAAAAATAAAGTTGACAGAGTTGTTAAATGTTATAAAGAAAATAACGGATGAATCAGAATTAAAAAAACAGCTGATGAAAAATTTTGAAGAGAACATTTATGATGACACGGAATCAAAAGCAGAAATTGGTAAAAGTTTTGTAGAATTACTTTCTGAAAAAAATATTAAGTTAAATGTCGATGCAAATGACCTTGAGGAAGTAATAGAAATTACAGGTAAGACAATGATTGATTCAGGGCTTGTGAAGAAAAAATATACAGAAGAATTGAAAAATCAGATTATACAGTATGGAAAATATATTCTGGTTGGTAATAAAACAATTTTGCCTCATGGACAGCTTTTAAAAAATGTAAAGGAAACAGGTTTTTCATTAATAACATTAAAAAAGGAAATAGATTTTTTTGGGAGTGAAATAAGAATAGTTATATGCCTTGCATCAAGAAATAAAGATGAGCATTTACGGGCTATACTTGAATTAAACAGATATTTGAAAAATCCTGATTTTGAGAATGAACTGTTAAATAAAGAGAATCCCGAAGAACTGATAGATTATTTGAAATTTCTAGAAATGGCTGATATTTGA